In the Clostridium beijerinckii genome, one interval contains:
- the rfbA gene encoding glucose-1-phosphate thymidylyltransferase RfbA — protein MKGIILAGGSGTRLYPVTKSISKQMVPIYDKPMIYYPMSVLMLSGIKDILIISTPRDIKNFRELFNDGKELGLNIDYAIQEKPNGLAEAFIIGEKFIGNDNVAMILGDNIFYGQSFSEHLMKAANLDSGAYIFGYYVQNPKAFGVVEFDANGKVISLEEKPENPKSKYAVPGLYFYDNTVVKKAKELEPSARGELEITDLNKAYMNEGKLKVDLLGRGMAWLDTGTHSSMLQASNFVDAIQNTQGIYIACLEEIAYRKGWITSEKVIELAKSLMKTGYGKYLMDMVEEGEVHEYNNKCITKLEV, from the coding sequence ATGAAAGGAATTATTTTAGCAGGCGGTTCTGGGACTCGTCTCTATCCAGTGACAAAATCGATATCTAAACAAATGGTGCCAATATATGACAAACCAATGATTTATTATCCAATGTCAGTATTAATGCTTTCGGGAATTAAAGACATTTTAATTATATCAACTCCAAGAGATATAAAAAATTTTAGAGAATTATTTAATGATGGAAAAGAATTAGGATTAAATATTGATTATGCTATTCAAGAAAAACCCAATGGCCTTGCAGAGGCATTCATTATCGGTGAAAAGTTTATTGGTAATGATAATGTAGCAATGATACTTGGAGATAATATTTTCTATGGACAAAGCTTTTCAGAACATTTAATGAAAGCGGCTAATCTAGATAGTGGAGCATATATATTTGGTTACTATGTTCAAAATCCAAAGGCCTTTGGAGTGGTTGAATTTGATGCTAACGGCAAAGTCATTTCATTAGAAGAAAAACCAGAAAATCCAAAATCAAAATATGCTGTACCAGGTCTCTATTTTTATGATAATACAGTAGTCAAAAAGGCTAAAGAGTTAGAACCTTCTGCCAGAGGAGAACTAGAAATAACAGATCTAAATAAAGCCTATATGAATGAAGGAAAATTGAAAGTTGATCTACTAGGAAGAGGAATGGCTTGGCTAGACACAGGAACACATTCATCTATGCTTCAAGCATCTAATTTCGTTGATGCAATTCAGAATACCCAAGGAATATATATAGCGTGTCTTGAAGAAATTGCTTATAGAAAAGGCTGGATAACATCAGAAAAAGTTATAGAACTTGCTAAATCATTAATGAAGACAGGATATGGAAAATATTTAATGGATATGGTAGAGGAAGGCGAAGTTCATGAATATAATAACAAGTGTATTACAAAGTTAGAGGTGTGA
- the panB gene encoding 3-methyl-2-oxobutanoate hydroxymethyltransferase, producing MKNTVLTFKQAKEQKSKLSMLTAYDYSMAKIIDESGVNGILIGDSLGMVIKGEEDTLAVTMDEIIYHTKAVKRGAKNALIVSDMPFLSYHVSIEQAVLNAGRLIKEGGANAVKLEGGANVAAQIKAIVDAQIPVMGHIGLTPQSVNAFGGFKVQGKSEAAAKQLINDAVLIEKAGAFSIVLEGIPEKVAELITNAVSIPTIGIGAGKYCDGQILVYQDMLGMFNDFVPKFVKQYANVGTVMRDAISSYVKEVQAGDFPEEKHTFKIDENELKKLY from the coding sequence GTGAAAAATACAGTATTAACTTTTAAGCAAGCCAAAGAACAAAAAAGCAAATTAAGTATGCTTACAGCATATGATTACTCAATGGCAAAAATCATTGATGAGAGTGGTGTTAACGGGATTTTAATTGGAGATTCTCTTGGCATGGTTATTAAAGGTGAAGAAGATACATTAGCTGTTACTATGGATGAAATCATTTATCATACAAAAGCTGTTAAGAGAGGTGCTAAAAATGCTCTTATTGTAAGTGATATGCCTTTCTTATCTTATCATGTATCTATCGAACAAGCAGTTTTAAATGCAGGAAGATTAATTAAAGAAGGTGGAGCTAATGCTGTTAAACTTGAGGGTGGAGCTAATGTTGCAGCTCAAATTAAAGCTATTGTAGATGCTCAAATACCAGTTATGGGACACATAGGATTAACTCCTCAATCAGTAAATGCTTTTGGAGGATTTAAAGTTCAAGGGAAGAGTGAAGCAGCGGCAAAACAGCTTATAAATGATGCTGTACTTATTGAGAAAGCAGGGGCATTTTCAATTGTTCTTGAGGGAATTCCAGAAAAAGTTGCAGAGCTTATAACAAATGCAGTTTCAATTCCAACAATAGGAATAGGAGCCGGAAAATATTGCGATGGTCAAATTTTAGTTTATCAAGATATGTTAGGCATGTTTAATGACTTTGTGCCAAAATTCGTAAAACAATATGCAAATGTAGGTACGGTTATGAGAGATGCAATTAGCTCCTATGTTAAAGAAGTACAAGCTGGAGATTTCCCAGAAGAAAAACACACTTTTAAAATAGATGAAAATGAATTAAAGAAATTGTACTAA
- the panD gene encoding aspartate 1-decarboxylase, translating into MILTMLKGKIHRATVTQAELNYVGSITIDKTLMEAAGILENEKVQIVDINNGARLETYVIPGKRESGVICLNGAAARLVQPGDKVIIIAYAQMNEDEARKYKPSVVFMNDDNTIKEITNYESNE; encoded by the coding sequence ATGATACTTACAATGTTAAAAGGAAAAATACACAGAGCTACAGTTACACAGGCAGAATTAAATTATGTAGGAAGCATTACAATAGACAAAACATTAATGGAAGCAGCAGGTATCTTAGAAAACGAAAAAGTTCAAATAGTTGATATAAATAATGGTGCAAGGCTTGAAACATATGTGATTCCGGGTAAAAGGGAATCAGGAGTTATTTGTTTAAATGGTGCTGCAGCAAGGTTAGTACAACCTGGTGATAAAGTTATTATAATAGCTTACGCACAAATGAATGAGGATGAAGCTAGAAAATATAAGCCTTCAGTTGTTTTTATGAATGATGATAATACAATAAAAGAAATAACTAATTATGAATCAAATGAATAA
- a CDS encoding Rossmann-like and DUF2520 domain-containing protein, whose amino-acid sequence MNEIEIRMLYHSHVYGGDTIKIGFIGPGKVGVSLGRYFTHKGIELSGFYGKDDLNTIDAANITKSKFYNNIQDIIKDSDILFITTPDDIISIIDIELSKFDLNNKSICHTSGSLKSNVLCNAKHSGAMIYSLHPIFAFSSKETKLKELEDIYFSIEGDILEDSSIISVLKLIGNKYFVRKAEDSSTYHLASVFVSNLALSLLDIGTSYLKKLGLDDEEALNALKPLIKGNIDSIYAKGFVNSLTGPIARGDITTIEKHISVLEDKDKDLYKILSFNLLKLVALRDKNNADITENIEECFYSMENKSQIENVLSNSKKHLEIYKFLGGVN is encoded by the coding sequence ATGAATGAGATTGAAATTAGGATGTTGTATCACTCACACGTATATGGAGGTGATACCATTAAAATTGGATTTATTGGTCCAGGGAAGGTAGGCGTGAGTTTAGGACGCTACTTTACTCATAAAGGGATAGAATTAAGCGGCTTTTATGGAAAAGATGACTTAAATACCATAGATGCAGCAAATATTACAAAATCTAAATTTTATAACAACATTCAAGATATTATTAAAGATAGTGATATATTATTTATTACAACTCCTGATGACATCATTTCAATTATAGATATTGAATTATCAAAATTTGATCTAAATAACAAATCTATTTGCCACACAAGTGGTTCACTCAAATCAAATGTATTATGTAATGCGAAACATTCTGGTGCAATGATTTATTCTCTACATCCAATATTTGCATTCTCTAGTAAAGAAACAAAATTAAAAGAATTGGAAGATATATATTTTTCAATTGAAGGTGATATTTTAGAAGATTCATCTATTATTAGTGTACTTAAGCTTATTGGAAATAAGTACTTTGTTAGAAAAGCAGAAGATTCCTCAACATATCATTTAGCTAGCGTTTTTGTATCTAATTTGGCATTATCTTTGCTTGATATAGGAACGAGTTATTTAAAAAAACTTGGGTTAGATGATGAAGAAGCTTTAAATGCTTTAAAACCTTTAATAAAGGGTAATATTGATAGTATTTATGCAAAAGGGTTTGTTAATTCTTTAACAGGTCCTATAGCAAGGGGAGATATTACAACAATTGAGAAGCATATTTCTGTTTTAGAGGACAAAGATAAAGATTTATATAAGATATTATCTTTTAATCTATTAAAACTTGTGGCTTTGAGAGATAAAAATAATGCAGATATTACAGAAAATATAGAAGAATGTTTCTATAGCATGGAAAATAAGAGTCAAATAGAAAATGTATTAAGTAATTCAAAAAAGCATTTGGAAATTTATAAGTTTTTAGGAGGCGTAAATTAG
- a CDS encoding flavin monoamine oxidase family protein encodes MNSYNNSNSPYQIDNPGECERHTMLEYILKLQNRLDDLENIIDLMSPPEEITNICPIGIAKDTKVAVIGAGEAGLAAAFELRKTGCNITLFEASQRIGGRVYTHYFDRNKKYYGELGPMSIPISHETTWHYINLFKLHTSPFVNNNDNALLYVRNERAVNDAKGKSVENNIYSKFNLSETEKKQIWFEFYGKIYEKYLKSLPTEVRRELIQVKAEYSDSIIDIDKLSYRNACKNMDVSQDFITMLGCLGGKEQFFNLSLTEMLQQYYTADFEYNYRITEGMINLPHSLYEALCDRNEEAYNGISKEQLGKIEIKMGFPICGIYNDSTKDKIILKYIDNRDNRKTSEEFDYVICAIPFSSLRRIEIEPLFTTKKIQAINEMNNETSHKIYLFLKERFWEMGNASKKIIGGCSFTDLPLTSIYYPSDHSKAVVNKYGKWVLKPGVTPNEEGVLLASYTWCQEAMRLGNESPELLIDDVIRYIEKVHGLTPHYLDDKVIDYKSLIWSDVQYIWTAGALSKPEDKTLFSYDVTVPEMENRVFFAGEHISQKHVSQQGALQTGMIAANEIAKQIKGKLNKENN; translated from the coding sequence ATGAATTCTTATAATAATTCAAACTCTCCTTACCAAATAGATAATCCTGGTGAGTGCGAAAGACATACCATGCTTGAATATATACTCAAGTTACAAAATAGATTAGATGATCTAGAGAATATAATTGATTTAATGAGCCCTCCAGAAGAGATAACAAATATTTGTCCAATAGGAATAGCTAAAGATACAAAGGTAGCAGTAATTGGTGCTGGAGAAGCTGGTTTAGCTGCTGCCTTTGAACTTAGAAAGACAGGATGTAACATTACTTTATTTGAAGCAAGTCAGAGGATAGGAGGAAGAGTATACACCCATTATTTTGATAGAAATAAAAAATATTATGGTGAATTAGGGCCAATGAGTATACCTATATCTCATGAAACTACTTGGCATTATATAAATCTCTTTAAACTTCATACAAGTCCCTTTGTAAATAATAATGATAATGCTTTGTTATATGTTAGAAATGAACGAGCAGTAAATGATGCTAAAGGAAAAAGTGTAGAAAATAATATATATTCTAAATTTAATCTGAGTGAAACAGAGAAAAAACAAATATGGTTTGAATTTTATGGAAAGATATATGAAAAATATTTGAAATCGCTCCCTACAGAAGTAAGAAGGGAATTAATTCAAGTAAAAGCAGAATACTCAGATAGTATAATAGACATAGATAAATTAAGTTATAGAAATGCGTGTAAGAATATGGATGTCAGTCAGGATTTTATAACAATGCTTGGCTGCTTGGGAGGTAAAGAACAATTTTTTAATTTAAGTCTTACTGAGATGCTTCAGCAATATTATACAGCTGATTTTGAATATAATTATCGTATTACTGAAGGAATGATAAATTTACCTCATTCTTTATATGAAGCGCTTTGTGATAGAAATGAAGAAGCTTATAATGGCATTAGTAAAGAACAATTAGGGAAAATTGAAATAAAAATGGGATTCCCTATTTGTGGAATATATAATGATTCTACAAAAGATAAAATTATACTTAAATATATAGATAATAGAGATAATAGAAAAACATCTGAAGAATTTGATTATGTAATATGTGCAATACCATTTTCTAGCTTAAGAAGAATTGAAATAGAACCTCTTTTTACAACAAAAAAAATACAAGCTATAAATGAAATGAACAATGAGACATCACATAAGATATATCTATTTCTTAAGGAAAGATTTTGGGAAATGGGAAATGCATCAAAAAAGATAATAGGAGGATGCTCGTTTACCGATCTTCCATTAACTTCAATTTACTATCCTTCTGATCACTCTAAAGCTGTAGTTAATAAATATGGTAAATGGGTATTAAAACCTGGAGTAACTCCAAATGAAGAAGGCGTATTATTAGCTAGTTATACTTGGTGTCAGGAAGCAATGAGACTTGGAAATGAAAGTCCAGAACTATTAATTGATGATGTAATAAGGTATATAGAAAAAGTTCATGGCCTTACTCCTCATTACCTTGATGACAAAGTAATTGATTACAAATCATTGATTTGGTCAGATGTACAGTATATATGGACGGCAGGAGCATTATCAAAGCCTGAAGACAAAACACTGTTTTCTTATGATGTAACGGTTCCTGAAATGGAAAATCGAGTATTTTTTGCAGGGGAGCATATATCACAAAAGCATGTAAGTCAACAAGGTGCCCTTCAAACTGGTATGATTGCTGCAAATGAAATCGCAAAACAAATAAAAGGTAAATTAAATAAAGAAAATAATTAA
- a CDS encoding glycosyltransferase has protein sequence MHFNDVPLLTVHMFVDKKISLDELEKMLKEIIESGIKVELYKVENTTLKINPKAPRVYVSIGGDADQFTTLYALPYHERKRWLHYDSIKDIQPSHLFYCWLKCTDLLPENKKIPITKFSSDVPLVSIFTAAYKSKDKIKRVYNSLLNQTYSNWEWIIVDDSGDNDTTYNQDLLILDDPRVRRYRQDHRNGYIGATKRYAAGICTGEILLEVDHDDELTHDCLEKIVAAFKRHPDCGFVYGDCTEPYVGSNISNWYGWDCGYGYGVYYRVWVHEMHRWQNVLRNTVINGTTILHLAGLPNHPRAWTKDCYHMLGGHREELLVADDYDILVRTFLCTKYICIPDLLYIQYRNENGDNSTFTRNKQIQILIGELYKYYSERIHKRVEELGLQEFISYNRVWEREEGDLALKSANIIDENSNKLSIIFPIPYSSPVNVNKKLIDTLKKGLETNFKDIEVLVVGRIPEEIELFASKAPMGSIRWWPMEPTDSLETCIKYAKFCSSCNEKLVVIPE, from the coding sequence ATGCACTTTAATGATGTTCCATTATTAACAGTCCATATGTTTGTTGATAAAAAAATTTCATTAGATGAACTTGAAAAAATGTTGAAAGAAATTATTGAAAGTGGAATAAAAGTTGAATTATACAAAGTAGAAAATACAACCTTAAAAATAAACCCTAAAGCCCCACGTGTATATGTTTCAATAGGAGGCGATGCAGACCAGTTTACAACACTATATGCATTACCATATCATGAAAGAAAACGCTGGCTGCATTATGATTCAATAAAGGATATTCAACCATCTCATTTATTCTATTGCTGGCTAAAATGTACAGATCTCCTTCCAGAAAATAAAAAAATACCAATTACTAAGTTTTCTTCTGATGTTCCATTAGTATCAATTTTTACAGCCGCATATAAATCTAAGGATAAAATTAAACGCGTATATAACTCACTTCTGAATCAAACCTATTCAAATTGGGAATGGATAATTGTAGACGATTCTGGTGATAATGATACCACTTACAATCAGGACTTACTAATTCTAGATGATCCTCGTGTAAGAAGATATAGGCAAGATCACCGCAATGGTTATATAGGTGCCACAAAACGCTATGCTGCTGGTATATGCACTGGTGAGATCTTATTAGAAGTAGATCATGATGATGAATTAACACATGATTGCTTAGAAAAAATTGTAGCTGCATTTAAACGTCATCCTGATTGTGGATTTGTATATGGAGATTGCACTGAACCATATGTCGGAAGCAATATCTCAAATTGGTATGGATGGGATTGTGGATATGGATATGGTGTATATTATCGAGTCTGGGTTCATGAAATGCACAGATGGCAAAATGTATTAAGAAATACAGTAATAAATGGAACAACCATACTTCATTTAGCTGGATTACCAAATCATCCTCGGGCATGGACCAAAGACTGCTATCACATGCTTGGAGGGCATAGAGAAGAACTATTAGTTGCAGATGATTACGATATATTAGTTCGAACATTTCTTTGCACAAAATATATATGTATTCCTGATTTGCTATATATACAATATAGAAATGAAAATGGAGATAATTCAACTTTTACCAGAAACAAACAGATTCAAATTTTAATAGGAGAACTGTATAAATATTATAGTGAGAGAATTCACAAAAGAGTTGAAGAGCTTGGATTACAGGAATTTATATCATATAATCGTGTATGGGAGAGGGAAGAAGGAGACTTAGCTTTAAAATCAGCGAATATAATTGATGAGAATTCTAATAAACTTTCAATAATCTTTCCAATTCCATACTCATCTCCTGTAAATGTAAATAAAAAATTGATAGATACACTAAAAAAAGGATTAGAAACTAACTTTAAAGATATTGAGGTATTGGTTGTCGGGCGTATTCCTGAGGAAATTGAGCTTTTTGCTTCTAAGGCACCTATGGGATCAATTCGTTGGTGGCCTATGGAACCAACGGATTCGCTGGAAACATGTATTAAGTACGCAAAATTTTGCTCCTCATGCAACGAGAAATTGGTTGTAATTCCAGAATAA
- the rfbC gene encoding dTDP-4-dehydrorhamnose 3,5-epimerase — protein MGNFSFYESKIKGLYIIEPKVFGDNRGYFMENYNKKQFEAAGFNMNFVQDNESKSVKGVLRGLHFQREHSQGKLIRVTKGEVFDVAVDLRNGSKTYGNWEGIVLSEENKKQFYVPEGFAHGFLVISNEAILNYKCTDYYAKEYECGIMWNDPDINVNWPLENIENVILSEKDKANSMLNELDLSKYPDYNI, from the coding sequence ATGGGAAATTTCAGTTTTTACGAAAGCAAAATAAAAGGCCTTTATATAATAGAGCCTAAAGTTTTTGGGGACAATAGAGGTTACTTTATGGAAAATTACAATAAAAAACAATTTGAAGCAGCTGGCTTTAATATGAATTTTGTTCAAGATAATGAATCTAAGTCAGTTAAAGGGGTTCTAAGAGGGCTTCATTTTCAAAGAGAGCATAGTCAAGGTAAGCTTATAAGAGTAACAAAAGGTGAAGTTTTTGATGTGGCCGTTGATTTAAGAAATGGCTCCAAAACTTATGGTAACTGGGAAGGAATCGTTTTGAGTGAAGAAAACAAGAAACAGTTCTATGTTCCAGAAGGTTTTGCCCATGGTTTTTTAGTAATTTCCAACGAAGCTATATTAAATTATAAATGTACAGATTATTATGCAAAAGAGTATGAATGCGGAATTATGTGGAACGATCCGGATATAAATGTTAATTGGCCTTTAGAAAATATAGAAAATGTGATTTTATCTGAAAAGGATAAAGCTAATTCAATGTTAAATGAGTTAGACTTGAGTAAATATCCAGATTATAATATATGA
- a CDS encoding MgtC/SapB family protein: MDNTINELTNYLREVNTASIILRLTLATICAGIIGLERGRKKRPAGLRTHILVCIGATLIMITGQYMRDILHIQDDVSRMGAQVISGIGFLGAGTIIVVGRNEVKGLTTAAGLWACACMGLAIGIGFYEGAIISCFFLLGVLTVLHKADLHYRAKSNELDIYAELKHIAGVTNFMNAIKLDGTKISNLELKKAKELDNHIIGLKMTLTLPEKINHSEYILKLHSLENVITIEEIM, translated from the coding sequence ATGGATAATACAATAAATGAACTGACAAACTACTTGAGGGAAGTTAATACTGCATCTATAATTTTAAGGCTTACTCTTGCTACAATTTGTGCAGGGATTATTGGGCTTGAAAGAGGAAGAAAAAAAAGGCCGGCTGGTCTTAGAACTCATATATTAGTTTGTATTGGTGCAACTTTAATTATGATAACAGGACAATACATGAGAGATATATTACACATTCAGGATGATGTAAGCAGAATGGGTGCTCAAGTTATAAGTGGTATTGGATTCCTAGGAGCAGGTACTATTATCGTAGTTGGGCGTAATGAAGTTAAAGGCCTTACAACTGCCGCAGGTCTTTGGGCCTGCGCATGTATGGGACTTGCCATTGGAATTGGTTTTTATGAAGGCGCTATTATTTCATGCTTTTTCTTATTAGGTGTATTAACAGTACTTCATAAAGCAGATTTACATTATAGGGCTAAGTCTAACGAATTGGATATATATGCTGAACTCAAGCATATAGCAGGCGTTACGAACTTTATGAATGCAATAAAATTAGATGGAACAAAAATTTCTAATCTAGAACTTAAGAAAGCGAAAGAGCTTGACAATCATATAATTGGGCTTAAAATGACTTTAACATTACCTGAAAAAATTAATCATTCAGAGTACATTTTAAAGCTTCATAGCCTTGAAAATGTAATTACAATAGAGGAAATTATGTAA
- a CDS encoding aminotransferase class V-fold PLP-dependent enzyme produces the protein MIYLDNAATSFPKPSEVYNEVLKCMKSYAANPGRSSYDMAIKAASKIMETREEICKLFNMPSPFNLIFTSNATEALNIGIKGVLEKGDHVISTVIEHNSVLRPLHSLSENGVEVTLVSADKAGYVNIRDIKEVINKNTKMVIINHVSNVLGSVQDIKNIGNLLKSKGIIFMLDASQSVGAIPIDVEENNIDLLAFSGHKGLLGPQGTGGLFIREGIKLKNFKEGGTGSNSHFMIQPDFMPDQFESGTLNTPGIAGLGEGIKFINRIGIDNIQKSEKELISYLLEELKKLSYIKIYGSDSVKRRGSVISFNIDGIDASIVGDQLNEEGIAVRTGYHCAPLIHELIGTEYAGTVRVSPGYFNTFDDIEKLLVAIMRIYKTG, from the coding sequence ATGATTTATTTAGATAATGCGGCTACGTCATTTCCAAAACCATCAGAAGTTTATAATGAAGTACTAAAATGTATGAAAAGCTATGCTGCTAATCCTGGAAGAAGTTCATATGACATGGCTATAAAAGCGGCTTCGAAAATTATGGAAACAAGAGAAGAAATATGTAAGTTATTTAATATGCCTAGTCCATTTAATTTGATTTTCACAAGCAATGCAACAGAAGCTTTAAATATAGGAATTAAAGGAGTTTTAGAAAAAGGAGATCATGTTATAAGCACAGTGATCGAACATAATTCCGTTTTAAGGCCACTGCACTCTCTAAGTGAAAATGGGGTTGAAGTAACATTAGTAAGTGCTGATAAAGCTGGTTATGTTAATATTAGGGATATTAAAGAGGTGATAAATAAAAATACAAAAATGGTCATTATTAATCATGTATCCAATGTACTTGGGAGTGTTCAAGATATCAAAAACATAGGAAACCTTTTAAAGTCAAAAGGAATTATATTTATGCTAGACGCATCTCAAAGTGTTGGAGCCATTCCAATTGATGTAGAAGAAAATAATATTGATTTATTGGCTTTTTCAGGACATAAGGGATTGTTGGGACCTCAAGGAACAGGCGGCCTATTTATAAGAGAAGGAATAAAATTAAAAAATTTTAAAGAAGGTGGAACAGGAAGCAATTCTCATTTTATGATTCAACCAGACTTCATGCCAGATCAGTTTGAAAGTGGAACATTAAATACACCTGGTATTGCTGGTCTTGGAGAAGGTATTAAATTCATTAATCGAATTGGAATAGATAACATACAAAAATCTGAAAAGGAATTAATATCATACTTATTGGAAGAACTGAAAAAACTTTCTTATATAAAGATCTATGGAAGTGATTCTGTAAAGAGAAGAGGATCAGTAATTTCATTCAATATAGATGGAATTGATGCTTCTATTGTTGGTGACCAATTGAATGAAGAGGGAATTGCTGTACGAACAGGTTACCATTGCGCACCATTAATACATGAACTTATTGGTACAGAATATGCCGGCACAGTAAGAGTTAGTCCTGGATATTTTAATACATTTGATGATATAGAAAAACTATTAGTGGCAATAATGAGAATTTATAAAACAGGATAA
- the panC gene encoding pantoate--beta-alanine ligase — protein sequence MLVKEIKELRSLIKAWKREGLSVGYVPTMGALHEGHESLIKRAVEENDKVVVSVFVNPTQFGPNEDFDSYPRNINKDLELCINAGAAIVFNPEPSEMYYGDKSTSVSVSGLTSVLCGAKRPGHFDGVCLVVSKFLNIVTPDKAYFGEKDAQQVAVIKRMVRDLNIDVEIVACPIIREEDGLAKSSRNTYLSKDERKAALVLSRSLEIAKDALRKGERNANNIKNSIKEVLNSEPLAKIDYVEIVDSDSLKSVEIIERNVLIPIAVYIGKTRLIDNFTFEI from the coding sequence ATGTTAGTTAAAGAGATTAAAGAGCTTAGAAGCTTGATTAAGGCATGGAAGAGAGAGGGGCTTTCTGTAGGGTATGTTCCAACAATGGGAGCTTTGCATGAAGGTCATGAGAGTCTTATAAAAAGAGCTGTTGAAGAAAATGATAAGGTCGTTGTAAGCGTATTTGTAAATCCAACACAATTTGGTCCAAATGAAGATTTTGATAGTTACCCAAGAAACATAAATAAAGATTTGGAACTTTGTATTAATGCAGGCGCAGCAATAGTGTTCAATCCAGAACCAAGTGAAATGTATTATGGAGATAAATCTACAAGTGTTAGTGTATCGGGTCTTACAAGTGTACTTTGCGGTGCTAAAAGACCAGGGCATTTCGATGGAGTATGTTTAGTTGTTTCAAAATTTTTAAATATAGTTACTCCGGACAAAGCTTATTTTGGAGAAAAAGATGCTCAACAAGTGGCTGTTATAAAAAGAATGGTTAGAGATTTAAATATTGATGTAGAAATAGTTGCTTGTCCTATAATTCGTGAAGAAGACGGACTAGCAAAAAGTTCAAGGAATACTTATCTTTCTAAAGATGAAAGAAAAGCAGCATTAGTATTAAGTAGAAGTTTAGAAATAGCTAAAGATGCATTAAGAAAAGGTGAAAGAAATGCTAATAATATTAAAAATTCAATAAAAGAGGTACTAAATTCAGAACCATTAGCAAAAATAGATTATGTAGAAATCGTAGATAGTGATTCACTAAAAAGCGTTGAAATCATTGAGAGAAATGTATTGATTCCAATTGCAGTTTATATAGGAAAAACAAGATTAATAGATAATTTTACATTTGAAATATAA